A single Pantoea rwandensis DNA region contains:
- a CDS encoding IclR family transcriptional regulator domain-containing protein: MSSQPNQSLIDGIRCLQYLVSSDKAVGCRELARQMDMNSTRVNRLLMTMASIGLTIQDEHRRYLPGPGIHALAAQAIRGSSLFAQALPQLEAHAPRDIVVALGVLWEDQVIYIWHSEPGERTSASQALAGFRMLPAWQSVIGVSLLATESDEQLRPRFTDEQWAQMAPLLARKRDANHLIWHRDDGEISMAQPINNNRAALAFAKIWQADDAHLQQRVTQLHSLAQVLISAR; this comes from the coding sequence ATGTCTTCTCAACCCAACCAAAGCCTGATTGATGGGATTCGCTGCTTGCAGTATTTGGTTTCCAGCGATAAAGCCGTGGGCTGCCGTGAACTGGCGCGACAGATGGACATGAACAGCACGCGCGTTAACCGCCTGTTGATGACCATGGCCTCGATTGGCCTGACGATTCAGGACGAACACCGCCGCTATTTGCCCGGCCCGGGGATTCATGCTCTGGCGGCGCAGGCGATTCGCGGCTCCTCGCTGTTTGCCCAGGCGCTGCCGCAACTGGAAGCACACGCGCCGCGCGACATTGTGGTGGCGCTGGGTGTGCTGTGGGAGGACCAGGTGATTTACATCTGGCACTCCGAACCGGGTGAGCGCACCAGTGCCAGCCAGGCGCTGGCCGGTTTCCGCATGCTGCCGGCGTGGCAGTCGGTGATTGGTGTGTCGCTGCTGGCGACAGAGAGTGATGAGCAGTTGCGTCCACGATTTACCGACGAACAGTGGGCGCAAATGGCGCCGTTGCTGGCGCGTAAGCGTGATGCAAACCATTTGATCTGGCACCGTGATGACGGCGAAATCAGCATGGCGCAGCCAATCAATAACAATCGCGCTGCGTTGGCGTTCGCCAAAATCTGGCAGGCCGACGACGCACATCTGCAGCAGCGGGTGACGCAGTTGCACTCGCTGGCGCAAGTGCTGATCAGTGCGCGCTGA
- a CDS encoding MFS transporter, with protein sequence MTEQPISQSAIAVRAGRTRFLMLGLVFINIIINYMDRTNLSVAATQMAGELRFTPMEMGLIFSAFGWIYAALQIPGGFLIDRLGARLVYGVGLFAWSLITALHALANSFGALFGLRLGVGAFEAPVMPSNNRVISSWFPEQERASAIGIYSSAQFVGLACMTPLLFHVQDAFGWRGLFLITGVTGMIWALVWYLLYREPHEHKGVSEAELNYLRSNGALLESRQHTQQPKARWAVLAQMFRSRKLVGIYIGQFTISATFWFFLTWFPTYLVEYRHMGFIKSGYVASVPYFAAFCGVLLAGFASDRMIRRGVSPSVARKLPVILGLFLTLFILGANYTDDSTLIVLFMSLAFFGNGLATITWVFVTALAPRHLIGLAGGVFNFTGALSAIVVPIAIGALIDGDNFAPALGFIAVLAAIGICSYLFVVGKIEHVSAH encoded by the coding sequence AGAGCAGCCAATTAGCCAAAGCGCCATTGCCGTTCGCGCCGGACGGACGCGATTCCTGATGCTGGGTCTGGTGTTTATCAACATCATCATCAACTACATGGATCGTACCAATCTCTCTGTGGCCGCCACGCAAATGGCCGGCGAATTGCGCTTTACGCCAATGGAGATGGGGTTGATCTTCTCAGCATTTGGCTGGATCTATGCTGCGCTGCAGATCCCCGGCGGCTTTCTGATCGATCGTCTCGGCGCGCGTCTGGTGTATGGCGTGGGCCTGTTTGCCTGGTCATTAATCACTGCCCTGCATGCGCTCGCCAACAGCTTTGGTGCGCTGTTTGGCTTGCGCCTGGGCGTCGGTGCCTTTGAAGCGCCGGTAATGCCTTCGAATAACCGCGTGATTTCCAGCTGGTTCCCGGAACAGGAGCGTGCCAGCGCCATCGGCATTTACTCCTCGGCCCAGTTTGTGGGACTCGCCTGCATGACGCCGCTGCTGTTCCACGTACAGGATGCGTTTGGCTGGCGCGGTCTGTTTCTGATTACCGGTGTGACCGGGATGATTTGGGCGTTGGTGTGGTATCTGCTTTACCGTGAGCCACATGAGCATAAAGGCGTGTCAGAAGCCGAATTAAACTATCTGCGCAGCAACGGTGCCTTACTCGAGAGCCGTCAGCACACGCAGCAGCCGAAGGCCCGCTGGGCCGTTCTGGCACAAATGTTCCGCAGCCGCAAACTGGTGGGTATCTATATCGGCCAGTTTACTATCTCAGCCACCTTTTGGTTCTTCCTCACCTGGTTCCCGACCTATCTGGTGGAGTATCGCCATATGGGCTTCATTAAAAGCGGCTATGTGGCTTCCGTGCCCTACTTCGCCGCTTTCTGTGGCGTACTGCTGGCAGGTTTCGCTTCGGATCGCATGATACGGCGAGGCGTGTCGCCCAGCGTGGCGCGTAAACTGCCGGTCATCCTTGGCCTGTTCCTGACGCTGTTTATTCTTGGTGCCAATTACACCGACGACTCCACGCTCATCGTGCTGTTTATGTCGCTGGCGTTTTTTGGCAACGGCCTCGCGACCATCACCTGGGTGTTTGTCACCGCACTGGCACCTCGCCATCTGATTGGCTTAGCGGGCGGCGTATTCAATTTCACCGGCGCGCTTTCCGCTATTGTGGTGCCGATTGCCATTGGCGCGCTGATCGATGGCGATAATTTCGCGCCAGCACTCGGCTTTATTGCCGTGCTGGCGGCGATAGGCATTTGCAGCTATCTGTTCGTGGTCGGGAAAATCGAGCATGTCAGCGCGCACTGA